A single window of Bordetella genomosp. 11 DNA harbors:
- a CDS encoding phytanoyl-CoA dioxygenase family protein codes for MSTYGIDEKWIERIASDTFDLEVFNQTGVFVLRGAIAPPTVATWQREWAAFYEASLKNGRDVNRANPVALNEALPETLAGMYRDPALIDVARQVFGADIALYNHRFVIKDQFSRTPVFLHQDSCYHLGRHNKCSLFVPLSEVNGDNGGLSFYLGSHKLGFLGDAGEIDPEAFEIKWPKVTPEMRPGDFAIMHSSVWHESGPNVSGIDRIMADTIVQPADDPTGKELLAGSWRTDFFYSPINCIRYFKNSRVKKNMKFQEEIAELRASLDAANGQA; via the coding sequence ATGAGCACATACGGCATCGACGAGAAGTGGATCGAGCGCATCGCATCGGACACCTTCGACCTGGAGGTCTTCAATCAGACCGGCGTATTCGTGCTGCGTGGCGCGATCGCGCCACCGACCGTCGCCACGTGGCAGCGCGAATGGGCGGCATTCTACGAGGCCAGCCTGAAGAACGGGCGCGACGTCAACCGCGCGAATCCCGTAGCGCTGAATGAAGCCCTGCCGGAAACACTGGCGGGCATGTACCGGGACCCCGCGCTGATCGATGTCGCGCGGCAGGTTTTCGGCGCGGATATCGCCCTCTACAACCACCGCTTCGTCATCAAGGACCAGTTCAGCCGCACCCCGGTATTCCTGCACCAGGACAGTTGCTACCACCTGGGCCGGCATAACAAGTGCAGCCTGTTCGTGCCGCTTAGCGAGGTCAACGGGGATAACGGCGGATTGAGCTTCTATTTGGGCTCCCACAAGCTCGGTTTCCTGGGGGACGCGGGCGAGATCGACCCTGAAGCGTTCGAAATCAAATGGCCCAAGGTAACGCCGGAAATGCGGCCGGGCGACTTTGCCATCATGCATAGCTCGGTGTGGCATGAGTCGGGGCCGAACGTGTCCGGGATAGATCGGATCATGGCCGATACGATCGTCCAGCCCGCCGACGATCCCACGGGCAAGGAACTCCTGGCCGGAAGCTGGCGCACGGATTTCTTCTACTCGCCGATCAACTGCATCCGCTATTTCAAGAATTCGCGCGTAAAGAAGAACATGAAATTCCAGGAAGAAATCGCCGAGTTGCGCGCCAGCCTGGACGCGGCGAACGGGCAAGCCTGA
- a CDS encoding class I SAM-dependent methyltransferase translates to MATPSQFDNDTLELTREHINAFLTKTAASLAGESGRLLEVGPQERSFVREKFSNYDIDTFDVVGTHNPTIVGDITKTNVTIADSTYDVVVCMEVIEHTLNPFEAVKELRRVLRHEGHLLISAPLNWRIHGPLPDCWRITEHGWKALLRDFDILEIDILESPGRELFPLKYNVLAKCNKFKNTQDNELVFRWI, encoded by the coding sequence ATGGCCACGCCGTCCCAATTCGATAACGATACCCTGGAGCTGACGAGGGAACATATCAATGCATTCCTGACCAAAACGGCGGCCAGCCTGGCGGGGGAAAGCGGCCGGCTGCTCGAGGTCGGCCCGCAGGAACGTTCTTTCGTGCGCGAGAAGTTTTCCAACTACGACATCGACACATTCGATGTGGTGGGCACGCATAACCCCACGATCGTGGGCGACATCACCAAAACCAACGTCACCATCGCGGACAGCACCTACGATGTCGTCGTTTGCATGGAAGTGATCGAACACACGCTGAACCCGTTCGAAGCCGTCAAGGAGCTGCGGCGCGTGCTGCGGCACGAAGGCCACCTGCTGATCTCGGCCCCCTTGAACTGGCGGATCCACGGTCCCTTGCCGGATTGCTGGCGCATTACGGAGCACGGGTGGAAAGCGCTGCTGCGCGACTTCGACATCCTGGAGATCGACATCCTGGAAAGCCCGGGGCGCGAACTGTTTCCCTTGAAGTACAACGTCCTGGCCAAGTGCAACAAGTTCAAGAACACGCAGGACAACGAACTGGTATTTCGCTGGATCTGA